The Arenicella xantha genome window below encodes:
- a CDS encoding alginate export family protein produces MKRVYLVIAICIVCGNSNAQDNAKDAGKVYGDFRLRYESVHQSNALQDADALTLRSRLGYKSADWSGLSATLEVEDSRSLIDDFSVPPAGVKPGRYSVIADPEVTEIDQAFVQYTSSMVTAKVGRQVFTLDGHRFVGHVGWRQDRQTFDGVVVAVKPIDGLVVNAAYLNKRNRIFAEEADIDSKDVILNTSYQTPFGKLVGYTYLLEVDNGLPNALDTYGVSLSGAVAMAESKLLYAAEYAKQETNNVFDTDYLLLEGGAVWSGITAKLGYEVLSSDDGANGFATPLATLHKFNGWSDQFLVTPNQGLEDVVLSVAGQFAGGKWLAAYHDYSSDLPLNGVSDLGDEVNVQYTRGINKHFSAGIKFSAYSAGDAAFGKVDTDKLWVWAGAKF; encoded by the coding sequence ATGAAAAGAGTCTATTTGGTTATTGCAATATGTATCGTTTGTGGCAATTCAAACGCCCAAGATAACGCAAAAGATGCAGGTAAAGTTTATGGCGATTTTCGTTTGCGATACGAGTCGGTTCACCAAAGCAACGCCTTACAAGACGCCGATGCGCTGACGCTACGTAGTCGGCTTGGCTATAAGTCAGCGGATTGGTCCGGTTTGTCAGCTACGCTAGAGGTCGAAGATAGTCGGAGCCTAATTGACGATTTTAGCGTGCCGCCAGCCGGAGTAAAGCCTGGGCGGTATTCGGTGATTGCTGATCCTGAGGTTACTGAAATCGATCAGGCGTTCGTGCAATACACAAGCAGTATGGTGACAGCAAAGGTGGGTCGTCAGGTGTTTACGCTCGACGGGCATCGCTTCGTTGGGCACGTTGGCTGGCGTCAAGACCGACAGACATTCGATGGTGTTGTAGTCGCAGTCAAACCGATTGATGGTTTAGTGGTTAACGCGGCATACCTGAATAAACGAAACCGTATTTTTGCTGAAGAAGCGGATATAGACAGCAAGGACGTAATTCTCAATACATCGTATCAAACACCGTTCGGTAAGTTGGTCGGGTATACCTACTTACTTGAGGTCGATAATGGCCTGCCCAATGCGCTCGATACGTATGGCGTGAGTTTAAGTGGCGCGGTCGCTATGGCTGAATCTAAGCTTTTGTATGCGGCCGAATACGCTAAGCAAGAGACTAACAATGTATTCGATACCGATTATCTACTGCTGGAAGGCGGTGCTGTGTGGTCAGGTATTACCGCAAAGCTCGGTTACGAAGTGCTGAGTTCCGACGATGGCGCTAATGGCTTTGCAACACCGTTGGCGACATTACACAAATTCAATGGCTGGAGTGATCAGTTCTTGGTGACACCTAATCAAGGACTCGAAGACGTGGTGCTTTCAGTTGCTGGCCAGTTCGCCGGTGGAAAATGGTTGGCTGCCTATCATGATTATTCGTCTGATTTACCGCTCAATGGCGTGAGTGATCTTGGTGATGAAGTTAATGTGCAATACACGCGCGGCATCAACAAGCACTTCTCTGCGGGCATAAAGTTTTCGGCCTATTCGGCTGGTGATGCAGCCTTTGGCAAAGTTGACACCGATAAGCTCTGGGTTTGGGCTGGCGCAAAATTCTAA
- the nirD gene encoding nitrite reductase small subunit NirD → MSQQIICTVSDLVVNSGVCALVEVHGEQKQVALFYLPETEQKLYALDNWDPLGNANVLSRGIVGSVGDELVVASPLYKQHFSLSTGDCIEADASVSVYPARISGAHVVLGA, encoded by the coding sequence ATGAGTCAACAAATTATTTGTACCGTCAGTGATCTAGTGGTGAATTCGGGTGTTTGTGCTTTAGTCGAGGTTCATGGAGAGCAAAAACAGGTCGCGTTATTCTATCTGCCTGAAACAGAACAAAAACTATACGCGCTCGATAACTGGGATCCGCTCGGCAACGCTAACGTGTTATCGCGAGGCATTGTTGGCAGTGTTGGAGATGAATTAGTTGTAGCATCTCCGCTCTACAAACAACATTTCTCTTTGAGTACTGGTGACTGTATCGAGGCCGATGCTAGTGTGTCCGTTTATCCAGCTCGGATCAGTGGCGCACATGTTGTTTTGGGCGCTTAG
- a CDS encoding ABC transporter permease subunit — protein MSIDIKSLLYPLLGLFFFCLLWAYTASQIDTSLGTFPGPAQVYAQAAVLVEEHQVEKQKAEAFYQRQEVRNAKKLEKKPDAKIKIRKYTGKETFFDQVLTSLKTVMFGFLIASLIAIPIGIVCGLSDGVYKAINPLIQIFKPVSPLAWLPLITMVVSAVYVSEDPWFEKAFLNSAFTVALCCLWPTLINTAVGVANVDKDLLNVSRVIKLPALMHVRKIILPASIPMIFTGLRLSLATGWMVLIAAEMLSQNPGLGKFVWDEFQNGSSDSLSRIMVAVVVIGLLGFALDRLILLVQRYVSWDKLAVLR, from the coding sequence ATGTCAATTGACATCAAGTCATTGCTTTACCCGCTGCTTGGCTTGTTCTTTTTCTGTCTTTTATGGGCATACACTGCCAGTCAAATTGACACTTCTCTGGGCACCTTTCCTGGGCCGGCGCAAGTTTATGCTCAAGCAGCAGTGTTAGTCGAGGAGCATCAGGTAGAGAAGCAAAAAGCGGAAGCATTTTATCAACGCCAAGAAGTACGTAATGCCAAGAAGCTAGAAAAAAAACCAGATGCGAAGATCAAAATTCGTAAATACACAGGTAAGGAGACTTTCTTCGATCAAGTTTTAACCAGCCTTAAAACGGTAATGTTCGGTTTTTTAATTGCGTCTCTCATCGCCATTCCAATCGGAATTGTGTGTGGCTTAAGTGATGGTGTTTACAAGGCGATCAATCCGCTTATTCAGATTTTCAAACCAGTATCACCACTCGCATGGCTACCGCTAATTACGATGGTGGTTAGTGCGGTCTATGTTAGCGAAGACCCTTGGTTTGAGAAAGCCTTTCTAAATTCAGCGTTTACGGTTGCTTTATGTTGTTTGTGGCCAACTTTGATTAATACAGCTGTAGGCGTTGCCAATGTCGACAAGGACTTGCTTAACGTAAGTCGTGTGATCAAATTACCAGCGCTCATGCACGTAAGGAAGATCATTTTACCAGCCTCAATTCCGATGATTTTCACCGGTTTACGATTGTCGCTTGCTACCGGTTGGATGGTGTTGATTGCGGCTGAGATGCTCTCTCAGAACCCCGGTTTAGGTAAGTTTGTTTGGGACGAATTCCAAAACGGATCATCCGATTCTTTGTCACGAATTATGGTGGCGGTGGTAGTAATCGGTTTGCTTGGCTTCGCACTAGATCGTCTGATCTTGTTGGTACAACGTTATGTTAGCTGGGACAAGCTGGCGGTACTTCGATAA
- the nirB gene encoding nitrite reductase large subunit NirB, with protein MKKLKIVVVGNGMVGHHYVETLAASSVDADICVIGGESRPAYDRVHLSEVFDGKKPSDLALTTRERYVELGVDAHFGDFVARIDRVGKKVVTEGGQEFLYDKLVLATGSYPFIPPVPGREQAHCLAYRTIDDLAEIKASAKGKQVGVVVGGGLLGLECANALKNLGLEAHVVEFAPGLMGVQLDEGGSGMLRRKIEALGVKVHTNKATQKIVAGDQHRLKMEFADETQLETDLIVFSAGIRPYDQLARDADLNVGERGGIEIDYHCKTSDENIFAIGECAVLGNFIYGLVAPGYRMAEAAVSQLTKEKVSFTGADMSTKLKLLGVDVGSIGDSKGVVEESRAFVFSDERDDVYKRLNVTADGKRVLGATLVGDCSDYDTILQYYLNDIELPAEAENLILPATNGAAPTLGVDALPMTASICSCHNVTKADVMAAIDDGQVTLGDIKTCTKASTGCGGCAALLKNVVDFELSARGLEVNTDLCEHFKFTRQQLFTIVQSTQIKTFNELIAQHGNGLGCDICKPAIGSILASVWNEHVLESDLVPLQDTNDTFMANMQKDGTYSVVPRVPGGEILPDQLISLGQVAKDYGLYTKITGGQRVDLFGAQLNDLPDIWGRLINAGFETGHAYAKSLRTVKSCVGSTWCRYGVQDSVGQAIDLENRYKGLRSPHKLKMAVSGCTRECAEAQSKDVGVIATENGWNLYLCGNGGMKPRHADLFATDLDTPTLLQYIDRFLMFYVRTADRLQRTSVWFESLEGGLPYLQSVIIDDSLGIGAELEAQMQHIIDTYQCEWKTALGDADKLKRFRQFVNSSERDANIVMSTERGQIRPATEAEKRRNQLKVLP; from the coding sequence ATGAAAAAACTTAAAATTGTTGTTGTGGGTAACGGAATGGTGGGGCACCACTATGTCGAAACTTTGGCTGCTAGCAGTGTAGATGCTGATATTTGCGTTATCGGCGGTGAATCAAGACCGGCTTATGATCGTGTTCATTTGTCTGAAGTCTTTGATGGTAAAAAGCCTTCAGATTTGGCACTTACCACTCGAGAACGTTATGTTGAGCTGGGGGTAGATGCTCATTTTGGCGATTTCGTCGCCAGAATAGACCGAGTTGGAAAAAAAGTGGTGACCGAGGGCGGGCAGGAGTTTTTGTACGATAAATTGGTGCTTGCTACAGGCTCTTACCCGTTTATTCCACCGGTTCCCGGTCGGGAACAGGCGCACTGTCTTGCTTATCGCACTATTGATGACCTCGCTGAGATCAAAGCATCGGCCAAAGGAAAGCAGGTGGGTGTCGTCGTGGGTGGTGGTCTTCTGGGCTTAGAGTGTGCTAATGCGTTGAAGAACTTAGGCTTGGAAGCTCATGTTGTCGAATTTGCGCCTGGCCTCATGGGCGTACAGCTCGATGAAGGCGGTAGTGGCATGTTACGGCGCAAAATTGAAGCGCTCGGAGTTAAGGTTCACACCAATAAAGCCACACAGAAAATCGTCGCAGGTGATCAGCATCGTTTGAAAATGGAGTTTGCCGATGAAACACAGCTGGAAACCGACTTAATTGTATTTTCGGCGGGAATTCGCCCATATGATCAACTGGCGCGTGATGCGGATTTAAATGTTGGTGAACGTGGTGGTATTGAGATTGACTACCATTGTAAAACATCGGATGAGAATATTTTCGCAATTGGTGAATGTGCGGTGTTAGGTAACTTTATTTATGGGCTAGTTGCTCCCGGTTATCGAATGGCTGAGGCCGCAGTGTCTCAACTAACCAAAGAAAAAGTGTCCTTCACCGGCGCAGATATGAGCACCAAGCTCAAATTACTCGGCGTTGATGTAGGTTCAATTGGTGATTCTAAGGGGGTGGTGGAGGAGTCTCGAGCCTTCGTATTTAGCGATGAACGTGATGACGTATATAAACGCTTAAATGTAACCGCAGACGGTAAGCGAGTGTTAGGTGCTACGTTGGTCGGCGATTGCAGTGATTACGATACTATTTTGCAATACTATTTGAACGATATTGAATTACCCGCGGAAGCAGAAAACCTAATCTTGCCTGCGACCAATGGTGCGGCACCGACCTTAGGGGTTGATGCTTTACCGATGACCGCTTCGATATGTTCATGTCATAACGTGACTAAGGCGGATGTGATGGCAGCCATCGACGATGGTCAAGTTACGTTAGGCGATATCAAGACCTGTACAAAGGCCTCGACGGGCTGCGGAGGGTGCGCAGCGTTGCTTAAAAACGTGGTTGATTTTGAACTATCGGCGCGTGGGTTAGAGGTCAACACGGACTTGTGCGAGCACTTTAAATTTACTCGCCAGCAATTATTTACCATAGTCCAAAGTACGCAGATAAAGACCTTTAATGAACTCATAGCCCAACACGGGAATGGTCTTGGTTGTGATATCTGCAAACCTGCTATTGGGTCAATTTTGGCGTCTGTGTGGAATGAGCATGTGCTGGAATCTGATTTGGTACCACTGCAAGACACGAATGATACGTTTATGGCAAACATGCAAAAGGATGGCACTTATTCAGTGGTTCCGCGCGTGCCTGGTGGTGAGATTTTACCCGACCAGCTGATCTCGCTTGGACAGGTGGCGAAAGACTATGGCTTGTATACCAAAATTACCGGCGGGCAACGCGTCGATTTATTTGGTGCTCAATTGAATGATCTTCCGGATATCTGGGGGCGACTTATTAATGCAGGCTTTGAAACGGGTCATGCCTATGCCAAGTCACTACGCACGGTTAAGTCGTGCGTCGGTAGTACTTGGTGCCGCTATGGTGTGCAAGACAGCGTTGGCCAAGCGATAGATCTGGAAAATCGTTATAAAGGACTGCGTTCCCCGCATAAATTAAAAATGGCGGTGTCAGGTTGTACTCGGGAGTGCGCTGAAGCTCAAAGTAAGGATGTGGGGGTAATCGCGACTGAAAATGGTTGGAATCTCTACCTGTGTGGCAATGGTGGCATGAAGCCAAGACACGCCGATTTGTTTGCAACTGACTTGGATACCCCAACGTTATTGCAGTATATCGATCGATTCTTGATGTTCTATGTGCGTACAGCCGATCGCTTGCAGCGCACTTCGGTGTGGTTTGAAAGCTTGGAAGGGGGCTTGCCGTATTTACAGAGTGTGATTATCGATGACTCGCTGGGTATTGGTGCTGAATTGGAAGCGCAAATGCAGCACATTATTGACACTTACCAATGTGAATGGAAGACCGCTCTTGGGGATGCCGATAAACTCAAGCGGTTTCGCCAGTTTGTTAATTCGTCGGAACGGGACGCTAACATTGTAATGAGCACTGAACGCGGTCAAATTCGACCTGCAACGGAAGCTGAAAAGCGGCGTAATCAATTAAAGGTTCTGCCTTAG
- a CDS encoding phospholipase D-like domain-containing protein — protein sequence MSSGSEFTAQDTAYYYRSRLEAALGVNFTDGNAVRPLQNGEAIFPAMLEAIERAVSVIELVTFVYWRGDIAQRFANALAERAAKGVTVRLLLDAYGAKQMDAGLVAKMQSAGVELRWFRPIATWRIWRADKRTHRKILICDNTFGFTGGVGIADEWGGDARNPQEWRDNHFELQGPAITALRASFLDNWNESGAWLHDVPNALADSPHTLMPENIPLQIVNASSTVGWTDISSLVRTLVMLAKSRITLTTAYFSPDADLIDMLCQAQQRGVKVTILTGGKYCDSRLSQLAGQRYYQSLLDAGVSIYRYQKTMMHTKLLLIDDQVACFGSANINHRSLSKDEECCVTALSVELVTQLQRSIDADIANSERVSNADWHARDWHEKIRELMAGLLVEQL from the coding sequence ATGAGCTCCGGTAGTGAATTTACTGCGCAAGATACCGCATATTATTATCGTAGTCGCTTGGAGGCGGCGCTAGGCGTTAACTTCACCGACGGTAATGCGGTACGGCCATTACAAAACGGCGAGGCGATCTTTCCGGCAATGCTAGAGGCTATCGAGCGAGCCGTGTCGGTGATTGAACTCGTCACTTTTGTGTATTGGCGCGGCGATATCGCACAGCGATTTGCTAACGCATTGGCAGAGCGCGCAGCAAAGGGAGTGACGGTGCGGCTGCTGCTTGATGCTTATGGTGCCAAGCAAATGGATGCCGGTTTAGTTGCCAAGATGCAGTCTGCTGGCGTTGAGCTTCGATGGTTTCGGCCGATAGCGACTTGGCGGATATGGCGTGCTGACAAGCGAACTCATCGAAAAATATTGATCTGCGACAATACCTTTGGGTTTACTGGTGGTGTTGGCATCGCGGATGAATGGGGCGGTGATGCGCGAAACCCTCAAGAGTGGCGTGACAATCATTTCGAGTTGCAAGGGCCTGCTATCACCGCACTTCGGGCCAGTTTTCTGGATAATTGGAACGAAAGCGGCGCTTGGTTGCACGATGTGCCTAACGCATTGGCCGATAGCCCGCATACCCTGATGCCAGAAAACATACCGCTGCAAATAGTTAATGCCTCTAGTACGGTTGGCTGGACTGATATATCGAGCTTGGTCAGAACCTTAGTCATGCTTGCAAAATCACGGATTACCCTGACTACTGCGTATTTTTCGCCCGACGCAGACCTAATTGATATGTTGTGTCAGGCGCAGCAGCGAGGTGTAAAAGTGACAATTTTAACGGGTGGTAAATATTGTGATAGCCGTTTGTCACAACTCGCTGGGCAGCGTTACTACCAATCCTTATTGGACGCTGGCGTTAGCATATATCGCTATCAAAAGACCATGATGCACACTAAGCTATTGTTGATAGATGACCAGGTTGCTTGCTTTGGTTCGGCTAATATCAACCATCGTTCCTTATCGAAAGATGAAGAGTGTTGCGTGACCGCCTTGTCGGTTGAGTTGGTGACTCAGTTGCAGCGTAGTATTGACGCCGATATCGCTAATTCTGAGCGGGTTTCCAACG
- a CDS encoding nitrate reductase — protein MPEILSTCPYCGVGCGVSVSVLDDDVKTVLATPTHPANYGRLCSKGSNLKETLLSVRDGNRLTHPVVYGEAVSWSEATQTIARKIEQSIAQYGRDSVAFYLSGQLLTEDYYVANKLMKGFIGTANVDTNSRLCMSSAVAAYKRAFGSDSVPCCYEDLDVADLIVLVGSNAAWTHPVLYQRMVAAKANNPNMRVVSIDPRQTATNDLVDLHLPLLPSTDGFLFQGLLRYLIQTDGIDQGYIDRHTDGFEAAANSAEAMSLERVSRETGLDQSLVQTFFDWFLATPKTVSFYSQGINQSATGTDKCNAIINCHLATGRLGYAGAGPFSITGQPNAMGGREVGGLANQLAAHMDFSSGDIDRVQRFWNSPRIANEAGLKAVDLFEAVAEGKIKVLWIMATNPAVSLPNSNKIRAALEICPTVIVSDVTHTDTSDFADIVLPALGWGEKDGSVTNSERRISRQRAFRQAPGSAKADWWAITQVAHQLGFQEYFPYQSPHAIFVEHAALSGFENQGSRAFDISGLSDLSELEYQELTPIQWPVTATHPQGTDRLFEDGQFYTASGRAQFVSGKPKKIQAKKAEFILNTGRLRDQWHTMTRTGAVPALTVHDPLPFVQINPEDALTLGIKHHQFVQVSNVLGRVVMRAEVSQSIASGQLFSPIHWNQQFATHAVVCNLIESVVDPVSGQPESKAAIVAIEPYDCGQWVYVVSRAPIDKHAWVYWAESVVDAGLATLVGTNAKVDWRQWVLNTSDSDLTITQYQNPIDESEVIAAYQQDQLEILLFVAVDASRLPSLTWLNQLYANPQLVPWSDLLRGEAGGADELICSCFGTTRKAIELSIDGGTSSIEELSSTLGCGSKCGSCKPELNYLIANR, from the coding sequence ATGCCTGAAATTTTAAGCACTTGCCCGTATTGTGGTGTCGGATGTGGTGTGTCGGTATCGGTTCTCGATGACGACGTTAAGACTGTCCTCGCTACGCCAACACATCCCGCTAATTATGGTCGACTTTGTAGCAAGGGTAGCAATTTAAAGGAAACCTTGCTCAGTGTCCGCGACGGCAACCGATTGACTCATCCAGTTGTATATGGAGAGGCGGTTAGTTGGTCTGAGGCAACGCAAACAATTGCCCGGAAGATAGAGCAAAGCATCGCGCAATACGGGCGCGATAGTGTCGCCTTTTATTTGTCGGGGCAGCTGCTGACTGAAGATTATTACGTTGCAAATAAACTCATGAAAGGGTTTATTGGGACCGCTAACGTTGATACCAATTCGCGCCTTTGTATGTCCTCTGCGGTGGCTGCTTATAAGCGGGCCTTCGGATCAGATTCGGTGCCTTGCTGCTACGAAGACTTGGATGTGGCTGATCTTATTGTGCTGGTCGGATCAAATGCGGCGTGGACCCATCCGGTGTTGTATCAACGCATGGTTGCCGCTAAAGCTAATAACCCCAATATGCGGGTTGTTTCAATTGACCCGAGGCAGACCGCTACTAATGACTTGGTTGATTTACACTTACCTTTGTTGCCAAGTACTGACGGCTTTTTGTTTCAAGGGTTGTTGCGTTACCTAATTCAAACTGATGGTATCGATCAGGGTTACATTGATCGTCACACTGATGGGTTTGAAGCCGCTGCGAACAGCGCTGAAGCAATGAGCCTTGAACGTGTTTCGCGTGAGACCGGATTAGACCAATCTTTAGTACAAACATTCTTCGATTGGTTTTTGGCGACACCGAAGACGGTAAGCTTTTACTCGCAAGGAATTAATCAATCGGCTACCGGAACAGATAAGTGTAATGCCATCATCAATTGCCATTTGGCGACTGGTCGCTTGGGTTATGCCGGTGCTGGGCCATTTTCGATCACCGGTCAACCAAATGCCATGGGTGGGCGGGAAGTCGGTGGTCTAGCTAACCAACTGGCTGCGCATATGGATTTTTCATCGGGGGACATCGATCGTGTGCAACGATTTTGGAATTCACCACGTATCGCTAATGAGGCCGGCTTAAAAGCGGTCGACTTATTTGAAGCGGTAGCAGAAGGTAAGATTAAGGTGCTGTGGATTATGGCTACCAATCCAGCCGTAAGCCTACCGAACAGTAACAAAATCAGAGCGGCTCTTGAGATTTGCCCAACGGTAATTGTGTCCGATGTGACGCATACTGATACCAGCGACTTTGCCGATATTGTTCTGCCGGCATTGGGTTGGGGAGAAAAAGACGGTAGTGTTACTAATTCTGAACGACGAATTAGTCGCCAACGTGCTTTTCGTCAAGCTCCAGGGTCGGCTAAAGCCGATTGGTGGGCAATAACACAGGTTGCACATCAACTTGGCTTTCAAGAATACTTCCCGTATCAGAGCCCGCACGCTATCTTTGTCGAACATGCGGCGTTATCGGGATTTGAGAATCAAGGTAGCCGAGCCTTCGATATTAGCGGACTAAGTGATTTGTCCGAGCTCGAGTATCAGGAACTAACTCCCATACAATGGCCTGTCACCGCTACGCATCCGCAAGGGACGGATAGGTTATTCGAGGACGGGCAGTTTTATACCGCCTCCGGCCGAGCGCAGTTTGTGAGTGGCAAACCGAAAAAAATACAGGCAAAAAAAGCTGAGTTTATTCTAAATACGGGGCGCTTGCGTGATCAATGGCACACCATGACGCGTACCGGAGCGGTGCCCGCATTAACCGTGCATGACCCGCTACCATTTGTGCAAATAAACCCTGAAGACGCGCTAACACTAGGGATCAAGCACCATCAGTTTGTGCAAGTGAGCAACGTGCTTGGTCGAGTTGTGATGCGGGCGGAGGTCTCTCAATCGATTGCTTCCGGGCAGCTGTTTAGCCCAATTCATTGGAATCAACAGTTTGCCACGCACGCTGTGGTCTGCAACCTCATTGAATCGGTTGTCGACCCAGTGTCTGGCCAGCCGGAATCTAAAGCAGCTATTGTAGCGATCGAACCTTATGATTGCGGGCAATGGGTATATGTGGTGAGTCGTGCGCCCATTGACAAGCATGCTTGGGTTTATTGGGCTGAAAGTGTGGTTGATGCAGGCCTAGCAACCCTAGTAGGTACGAATGCCAAAGTCGATTGGCGTCAATGGGTGCTAAATACTAGTGATAGTGATTTAACGATTACACAGTACCAAAACCCCATTGATGAATCAGAAGTGATTGCCGCTTACCAACAGGATCAGCTTGAAATCTTGTTGTTCGTTGCAGTAGATGCTAGCCGTTTGCCCAGCTTGACATGGTTAAACCAACTTTATGCCAACCCACAGCTTGTGCCTTGGTCTGACCTATTGCGCGGAGAAGCTGGTGGTGCTGATGAGTTGATTTGTAGTTGCTTCGGCACAACGCGTAAAGCCATTGAGCTCTCAATTGATGGCGGAACGTCGAGCATTGAGGAATTGTCTTCGACGTTGGGCTGTGGTTCAAAATGCGGTAGTTGTAAACCTGAGCTAAATTATCTTATTGCAAATCGTTAG
- a CDS encoding alpha/beta hydrolase, with product MRNILINALLLFGCLISASPVSAGGDKQTFIIVHGATGGGWDWRTVSETLIQRGHSVYRPTLTGLGERFHLAGPDVNLDTHISDIVNLILFEDLQQVVLVGHSYGGMVLTGVMNEIPERIKHATFLDAAVPGHGMSAMETWGGKFSDYPIEDHLVKFPWVDPSLPYPRDVYHPANTISQAVSFDNPKAKTINVSYVAFVPEEMTMAARSEDPSWRRAASRGWTIRTFAGDHVIYRVKPTEMAQLLIDTISDVNDPID from the coding sequence ATGCGTAACATTCTCATAAATGCTCTATTACTTTTTGGCTGCTTGATATCAGCTAGTCCAGTGAGTGCTGGCGGCGATAAACAAACTTTTATTATTGTGCATGGTGCAACCGGCGGTGGATGGGACTGGCGTACCGTAAGTGAGACTCTTATCCAGCGGGGACATTCGGTTTATCGCCCAACGCTGACCGGTCTCGGTGAGCGTTTTCACCTAGCGGGGCCAGATGTGAACCTCGACACGCATATCAGCGACATTGTTAATCTGATTTTATTTGAAGATTTACAGCAGGTTGTCTTGGTTGGCCATAGTTATGGCGGCATGGTGTTGACCGGCGTGATGAATGAAATACCTGAACGTATTAAGCATGCAACGTTTCTCGATGCAGCGGTGCCGGGGCATGGAATGTCTGCCATGGAGACGTGGGGCGGCAAATTTAGTGACTATCCGATTGAAGATCATTTGGTGAAATTCCCTTGGGTAGATCCATCATTACCGTATCCACGCGATGTGTATCATCCGGCCAATACCATTTCTCAAGCAGTTAGTTTTGATAACCCTAAGGCCAAGACAATAAATGTCAGTTATGTGGCTTTTGTTCCTGAGGAAATGACCATGGCGGCACGATCTGAGGATCCGTCTTGGCGTCGTGCAGCGAGCCGCGGCTGGACCATACGCACCTTTGCTGGAGATCATGTGATTTATCGAGTCAAACCAACTGAGATGGCGCAATTATTGATCGACACGATCAGCGATGTTAATGATCCAATCGATTGA
- a CDS encoding ABC transporter ATP-binding protein — translation MNKFLEISRVGIEFPTSNGTYCALSDVDFHINEGEFVSIIGHSGCGKSTVLNIVAGLYQATSGGVILDGKEVNEPGPDRAVVFQSHALMPWLSVYDNVALGVEQVFKGNKTRAEMMEWVEHNLRLVKMDHATQKMPHEISGGMKQRVGIARCLAMQPKVMLMDEPFGALDALTRANLQDSVMEIQKELNTTVILITHDVDEAVLMSDKIVMMSNGPAARVGEILEIDLARPRERLALAKSDKFNYYRQQVLSFLYEKKGVVDFDAAKKKIETTPAESAQASSNDEKVS, via the coding sequence ATGAATAAATTTCTAGAAATATCGCGAGTTGGAATCGAATTTCCAACATCTAATGGTACTTATTGTGCTTTGTCCGATGTCGATTTTCATATTAATGAAGGTGAATTCGTGTCGATAATTGGCCACTCCGGTTGCGGTAAATCAACCGTCCTGAATATTGTTGCGGGTCTGTATCAAGCGACTTCCGGTGGCGTTATTTTGGATGGCAAAGAAGTGAATGAGCCGGGGCCAGACCGCGCAGTGGTTTTCCAAAGTCATGCTCTCATGCCATGGCTAAGTGTGTATGACAATGTGGCGCTTGGCGTCGAGCAGGTATTTAAAGGAAATAAAACGCGCGCTGAAATGATGGAGTGGGTAGAGCATAACTTGCGCCTCGTTAAGATGGATCATGCAACTCAAAAGATGCCGCATGAAATCTCTGGTGGTATGAAGCAACGTGTTGGTATTGCGCGCTGCTTGGCGATGCAGCCTAAGGTGATGTTAATGGATGAACCATTTGGTGCGCTTGATGCACTGACCCGAGCAAACCTACAGGACTCGGTGATGGAGATTCAGAAAGAGCTAAATACGACCGTTATTCTAATCACGCATGATGTTGATGAGGCGGTATTGATGTCCGACAAAATTGTCATGATGTCGAATGGTCCGGCTGCCCGCGTAGGCGAAATATTGGAGATCGACCTAGCGCGACCACGAGAGCGTTTAGCCTTGGCGAAGAGCGATAAATTCAACTATTACCGGCAACAAGTTCTGTCATTTCTTTATGAAAAGAAAGGTGTGGTGGATTTTGATGCCGCTAAGAAGAAGATCGAAACCACACCGGCAGAATCCGCTCAAGCGTCGAGTAACGATGAGAAGGTGAGTTAG